AGATGATACTTTCATCAGCACCAGACCGGAAATGATGAGTACGGCAGCCAGCATACGCAACGCTGTAGCGGGTTCACCCAAAACCCAAATACCGATGAGAAATGAACCCACTGCACCAATCCCGGTCCAGATCGTATAGGCTGTACCTAGCGGCAAAGTACGCATCGCATAAGCCAGTAAAGCAAAACTCAGTACCATGAAGACAATGGTAATAATACTTGGGGTAAGTCTGGTAAATCCTTCAGACAGCTTCATCGAATATGCCCAAACGATTTCAAAAATACCCGCAAGAATAAGTACGATCCAGGCCATGCAACCTCCTCCTTTTATATAAGAATCAGGCCGTCCTGACGATTTTTCCTGTAAATTCCGATACGTAATTCACAAGGGAGGTCGTTCCTCCTAGGTGTAAAAATTTGATAAAACCGCGTTTCAGCAATCTGGCTATTTTTACAAAATATCACTTATCGAGATACAACTTAACTTTGTCTTACTCAAATCTTCACGACATTCATGGCTACTCTGGTTATGGTAGATTTTGAAAATGCCAAGTCAGAAATAGTTCTAATAATCGGGCAATTCATTCACAACAATTAGATGAGAATGGACTCAGAATATTAAGTTATACACATCAATTAAATTTAAACTTTGTCTGGAGTAATTACATAATGAAACACAAATATGCGAGACATTGATCATTTTTTACTTGGTTGAATTATTAACTCTTGATTAACAAATAACCACTAAACACAAGGGTTATATGTAATAAAAAAGAACCCAATTTGAGTTCTTTTTATACAGATTTTGTCTAAATCGCAATCAATCAGGCTATAAATGATTACATTTTATGCAACATATCCATATGGTTATCAACATAGATATCTACACACTTATCCATAAAGTTATCCACATATTTATGCACTTATGAGTTTTTAACGATTACAATTGAACCTGTCCCACTCTCGCTAATTCCGCACGCATTTCATCAATCACAGCTTTATAATCCGGCTTGCCAAAAATAGCTGAACCCGCCACAAACATATCGGCACCCGCTTCGGCAATTTCACGAATATTGCTTGGCGTAACACCGCCATCAACTTCCAGACGAATATCACGACCTGAAGCATCAATCAGTTTGCGTGCCTGACGCAATTTATCCAAAGTCATTGGAATAAATTTCTGTCCGCCAAAACCCGGGTTCACGCTCATGAGCAAAATTTGATCGACTTTATCCAGTACATAATCCAGATAATGCAGTGGCGTTGCTGGGTTAAATACTAAGCCCGCTTTGGCACCACCTGATTTAATCAACTGTAAAGAACGGTCAATATGATCAGACGCTTCCGGATGGAAAGTAATGATATCAGCACCCGCTTCAAGGAAATCTCCGATCATGCGATCTACCGGCTTAACCATCAAATGCACATCAATTGGCGCCTTAATCCCATAATTTTTCAAGGCCTTGCAAATACCCGCACCAAAAGTCAGGTTCGGCACATAATGGTTATCCATGACATCAAAATGGACAACGTCTGCACCTGCTTCCAACACGTTCTCGACTTCTTCACCTAAACGGGCAAAGTCAGCAGATAAAATAGAAGGGGCAATTAAATAAGGCTTGGACATGGGAGAACCTGGCTTGTTGAAATTGGATTTTTCCCATTATATCAAATCCGCTCCGGCTACTGTGATTCGATGTTGCAAGATTAAAACGCTGTGTAACGCTTTGAGGCTTATGCCGGCATCACCGCTTGGTTTAAAGTGCAGGATAATGATGAATAGTGTAGAAAACTGATGAAAAGTATTGCCCATATCCAGACGCAACAAGCAGCACGAATTGCCAAACGCCTGGCCAATCACTGGAAACATAAATTTAATATTGATGAAACCGAACAAAATTTCCTGATTCATTTTCCAAATGCTGAAGTGAGTCTGACACCCGAGGCGGATCATCTAACCGTAACGATTCAAAGCACAGATGAATCTACTGACCTGAATAAATTTGAAAATGTGGTTCTGGATCATCTGATCCGTATGGGACAGGAAAATCTGACTGCCGACTGGCAAAGATAGAAACTAAAAAGCCTTGATGATCAAGGCATAGCAATGATCAGAAACTAAATACGATGATTCGCTTGTTCATTAAAGGCATGAATACGCTCAATTCTTTTATCCAGTTCGGGATGTGATTCCAGATATTTTTTAAACTTCCCGATCAGGCGAATCCATTTCAGTTCGGTTTCTGTCAGGTGCCGGTCTTTTCCATCAATATTCAGGGTGAAATTTTTCATTTTTAAGGTTTGCGATTCCTCTGCCAGTATTCTGGCATTTTCCACCCGCTGCAAAAAGTTAGACAAGTGAATACTGGAAATCTGCTGTTGATGCAAATGCTGCATGGCATAGTCATCGGCATCCAGTTCAATCGCCTGCGAATATCCAGCATCGGTCAGGACCACTACAGATGCGGTGACCACATCACTTAAATCTCCAGTCACCAAGGCAAACAGTCCCGCCGCACCCAGATTAAAAATCACTTTTTACATGCTATGTTTTTGTACCAGATGGCCTTGTTCGTGGGCCAGTACTGCAAGGACTTCTTCATCGGTGCCGCTGATTTTCACCAGTTCATCAGTCACAATAATGGTGTTATTCGGGATGGCTGCGGCATTCATGCCCATGCTTGATCCACCTTGACGGAAAATAATCTTTGCCGGTGGTCCAACGGCAATCTTTTGTTCATACAAAGTTTTTAATCGCGTCTGTTGTTCTGCCGGGAGTGTACTTGGCTGGGTCTGGGCAATTAACTGCTGCTCTGTCCGGTTGCCTACTTCAACCAGAGTCTGCTCCGGAAGGAGTTTTGCCAGCTGTTTGGCGCTATAAGGAATCCCCCATTTTAAAATAATAATCACTGCACTAATCACGATGATCATGGAAAAGAAAATTAGGATCGGTGAACGTTCAAACTTCCAGATTGCATGATAAATATCTTTATGTTTAATCCCGAGCCAATGTGGCGCTTTGCTTAAAAACTCAATCCGACGCTCTTCAGGCAGCTCAATAATCGGTTTACGACCACCGACACCACCAATGTAGGCCATGTCCGGATAAGAAAAATAAAAATCTGCATCGCTAACTTGTGCTGGAACATCCTCATCAAGTTTCAGAGCAATCCCTTGTTGCTGATCAGGGACAATCCATGCACGCTGGGCTTCAGCCAAAACCCCATCATAAAATCTGACTTCAACAGGTCGCTTCATCCTACTTGCCCCTATAACGATGCATCGAAATCAAATACGTCCAGGATTTCATCGGCCAAAGCACTCGGGTCAGGTTGCAAGATATGCTCAAGATTGGTTTCATCTTCAGCCACATATAGTTCTAAGTGTTTTAACTGATATTCATATAAACGGATGGCAGCCCAAGGCGTCATTAAGCCCAGACTAAGAACACGCACTATCCAGTTGCTCAGCACAATCCAGCTATAACGCCAGGTAGTTACCCGTGTTTTGAAGTAACTTTGACCAAGCTCCACATGATTCCAGGTAATAAGTTATAAACGTGCAGAAATAATCGGCCAGACCAGCACCAGACAAAGCAGATAACTCAGCAGTAAACCCAGACTAAACAAATTGGTCCCTATCCGGTCCACCCAGTACACCACTGCTGCAAGCCAGCCAATACCAACCAGCAGGCAAAGACCCAAGGGCAGATAAACGGCAGACATAAACTTGGACCAGTTAATATTCAGCCTGAATTGCAACTGACCAATCGATAAATGATT
The nucleotide sequence above comes from Acinetobacter lwoffii. Encoded proteins:
- a CDS encoding DMT family transporter, which codes for MAWIVLILAGIFEIVWAYSMKLSEGFTRLTPSIITIVFMVLSFALLAYAMRTLPLGTAYTIWTGIGAVGSFLIGIWVLGEPATALRMLAAVLIISGLVLMKVSSS
- a CDS encoding DUF2218 domain-containing protein, producing MKSIAHIQTQQAARIAKRLANHWKHKFNIDETEQNFLIHFPNAEVSLTPEADHLTVTIQSTDESTDLNKFENVVLDHLIRMGQENLTADWQR
- the rpe gene encoding ribulose-phosphate 3-epimerase encodes the protein MSKPYLIAPSILSADFARLGEEVENVLEAGADVVHFDVMDNHYVPNLTFGAGICKALKNYGIKAPIDVHLMVKPVDRMIGDFLEAGADIITFHPEASDHIDRSLQLIKSGGAKAGLVFNPATPLHYLDYVLDKVDQILLMSVNPGFGGQKFIPMTLDKLRQARKLIDASGRDIRLEVDGGVTPSNIREIAEAGADMFVAGSAIFGKPDYKAVIDEMRAELARVGQVQL